The following nucleotide sequence is from Citrus sinensis cultivar Valencia sweet orange chromosome 6, DVS_A1.0, whole genome shotgun sequence.
TTGCCATCAATATAGCTTTTGTCTCTGGCCAATGTCAAAGCGATCAGCAAACATTGTTACTGCAATTGAAGAGCAGCCTCACATTCGATCCCTCTTCATCTGTAAAACTGATGCAGTGGCGTCAAAGCACTGATTGTTGTGATTGGAGCGGTGTAGATTGTGATGAGGCTGGTCATGTTATTGGTCTTGACTTAAGCACGGAATCGATCTCCGGCGGTATTGAGAACGCAGCTATTCTTTTCAGTCTCCATTATCTGCGGAGCCTAAACTTGGCTCGCACTAGCTTCAATGGAACACAAATCTCATCCAAGTTGGCCAACATCTCAAGTTTGACTTATCTGAATCTTTCTGATGCTGGCTTTGCTGGGCAGATTCCAGTTCAGATTTCACGCATGGCAAGGTTGGTTGCtcttgatttttcatttaaccaaTTCTCTGGTTCGATCTCATCTATTCGCTGGGAACATCTTTTGAATCTTGTTTGTGCTGTCTTAAGCGATAATTCCCTTGATGGAAGTATCCCCCGGTCAATGTTTGAATTTCCGATGTTACAGCAGCTTCAACTTGCCAACAACCAATTTGGCGGCTCAATTCCTAGATTTTCAAATGCATCCTCCTCTGCACTAGACACCCAGATTAAGAGGGTCTATTCCTGTCTCGGTCTTCGAACTCAAAAACTTACTCCCCTTTTGCTTTCTTCAAACAACCTCAATGGCACTGTGCAGCTGGATAAGATTCTCAGTCTTGGCAACCTTGCAAAACTTGATCTTTCATACAATAGCTTGGCAGTGGATGAAAGCAGCAGAAATTATTCATTCTCTCCAATGCTGGAGCTTTTGAATTTGGCTTCTTGCAAACTGAGGGAGATTCCTAATCTGAAGAACCAATCGCAACTGCAATATTTATACCTTTCAGAAAACCAAATTTCCAGGGAAATCCCTAATTGGATTTGGCGAGTAAGTGTTGTCGGTCTTCACTGTCTTAATCTTTCACACAATTTCCTGGTGGGTTTCCAGGCACCTTACTCAATCCCTGCACTTCGCTTCATAGACCTAATTTCCAACCAGCTCCGAGGAAATATTCATCAACTACCTAACAATCCTATTTATATAGATTTCtctaacaataattttacttcTTCCATCCCAGCTGACACTGGTAATTTCATGCCTAGATTAAGATACTTTTGCGCTGCTAACAATGGTCTCACAGGAATCATCCCTGCATCTTTATGCAATGCTACAACTCTTTCACTTCTTGACTTGTCAAACAACAGTTTTATGAAGAAGAGTGACactctatttgttttaaatttacagAGTAACAACCTCAATGAGTCAATGGCACACTTCCTGACACGTTTCCTAGAAATTGTTTGCTACAAACTCTGGATCTCAATGGAAATCGACCACAAGGAACGGTCCCAAAATCCATTGCCAAATGCAAAATGCTGGAGGTTTTAAACCTTGGGAACAACCAGTTTAGTGACAAATTCCCATGCTCGTTATATGATGCCCCTAGTTTGCATGCGTTGGGattatatgctctttaaaacatattaatttatttattttctgattaataaaatatttgaaatatttttaattgcataaatattttgaataaggtccgtttaatcatattatatgtatttatctGATCACCATATAGATTTACAGAacacataaatataaattattttataattaaataaattaagttcgcagttgataaatagagttggacgctctatttatgtttacactataataaattcattgaatgatttgtcttaatcatatatgaatttattaatgtagCATAACTACATTGAAcaagatcacatatgagatttaattaactttgtaataactgtcagacttattaaatcttataagcattgattttactgtgatcttaatcttgagttagttatgattttatgattgtaattgttattttatttgagttATTAATGGGCACAACACACACTTGTAGTCAAAATTACACGGTATCTTGGTGAGAACAATTATGAGTATTAGaattatagattaacaatatagaatttgtacaacacatctttTGATATGTTTTCGGCatttgatcatagaattctctgcctagagtgtgtcaacatatttagtatgttgaaaatgattattagagaaaaccagtaagtattaaggaacaagatgtaattaaattgattggacatttgagatatcgatttaattaacaatgTGGTATGAATGATTATgtagtaaagaaatcaatgtggcataggtcgaattattattctgAGTACACTATCTTAgatagcatacaattatggaggtcaattcTAATCTTTTAGTgaagtagatttggaattaaataattgggctagtttaattacaggtctaattattgtagccactattgtatgtaccCATATGATCctcgggttagctcatttaattgattgcgCTGCTACTGGATTAaaaagcaagataactagctattttggttaaaagcctaaatatattatttagtgagAAGCTCCACATAATGTACTTGTGTCTAAGAGgtcttgtgttattttacaaggtggacCCCTTTGACAAGAAGAAGTAatgttacttttaattttattatttttaatttaaatcaaatttgatttaataaaattaaaaatataaaaatatggagtctagggttttcactaagatagagatataaaatgaattattttctcccaaaaaGAAGAGTGAGCCATATTATACATATCagagaaaaagtttttttctctctaaattttaaaagaaatattttctcctgCTAATTGCttttagtggtgataaagATGCCTatacgtcaagtgcagatcaatcTTGAGCCATAACTTGGAAGATTattggtggcggatcgtgatctaacaagatTAGTGGTAATGGATTGTGATTTAATAagagtggtggtgacggattgTGATTTAATGAGAATGGTGGCGATAGATCGTGATTTGGGAGCCCAGATTATTTCAGCGAAAAAGTAAAGTCGGATTGTCAAGATATGATTTTAtagattatgaatttatatatattatatgagattgattctaaaagtttttataaaaattaaaaaaaaaaactaattttccTCTAACAGCATGTTCTAGCTTTACGGTCCAACAACTTTTTAGGATGCATCAGTTGCCCAAAAAATAATGTCTCCTGGCCGATGCTTCAGATTATCGACCTGGCTTCGAACAAATTTAGTggaagaatataaaaaaagaatggtTACTAAACTTGGAGGCGATAATGGGTGATGAAGGCAAATCCCAAGCAGAGCTAAAATTATCGACCTACGATATgagttaaaagaaaacaagtaCTACCAAGTTACAGTTACAGTTACAGTTACAATTAAAGGTCTAGACATCAAGCTACAGAAGATCCTAAATATATTCACCTCCATTGACTTTTCAACCAACAATTTTAAAGGGCCGATACTAGAAGATGTAGGACTACTCAAATCACTCTATGGTTTGAACTTGTCGCATAATGCTCTGACAGGCTCCATCCCATCATCTTTTGGGAACTTGAAACGGCTGGAGTCCCTAGATCTCTCAATGAACAACCTGAGCAGGGCAATCCCTTCACAGCTTGcaagtttatattttctttcttaccTGAATCTCTCATATAATCAATTGGAGGGAAGGTTCCAATAGGTACtcaaatgtaataatttttaccaACTGCTTTTGAAGGTAACCAAGGATTATGCGAACCCCCCTTTGATGAATAATTGCCAGACAAATTCCAGCAAGTTGGCATCATCAGCACCACCTGCTTCAAGAGATGAAATGGATTGGTTTTTCATAATCATGGCAACTTGATTTGCGATAGGATTTAGAACAGTTGTTGCACCCCTAATGTTTTCTAGGAATGTAAACAGATGGTATAACAACATCATCAACAGATTTCTAAACCGGCGGTTCTGCGTGTGAAGTTATTTATATCATCTAGAAAAATCATGGAGCTTCATATTTTCGATATGAATTTGTTGTTGgagattttccttttttttgtcATATAACTATTATTTTGACAATCTTTACCTCTAAATCGAACACTTCAAGCTACATAAATACAAGCAATTAATTATAGATAGACTTGCACTTAAAATGAGACAAATGACTATCGCTACAACTATAAATTAATTCGGTATGGGTGGACTGTTACATAGACAGAAGGATGGTAAGTGGTTTAGATAATATGAGCAATTGAGcatcatatatattttctccttttctttaaGATAGCATCACATGttgaactcaaaatttttGCTTTTCCGTAATAATTGAATATACAATGAGGTGCAAATTAGAGGGTACGAAATTTTAGTGGTTGTTAAAAGATGTTCATCATTTAATCATTTGAAGAATTGGGAATCGTATTCCATTTTACAAGTTTGATCAGTAGAAATGAGAATTTAGAAgacgataattatttttataagatatgAGCCCAATCAAGACTTGAAAGAACTTCTGTGTCTTCACATaagtgattttattattaaggaaaattatcaatcatATACCTTAAGTTTACCatatatattatcaaaaatcctatacaattttgaatttctttgattttttcacCTTAAGTTGGCAATTTATATCAACTGAccaccaaaaaattaattatcattcataaataatgacattataagggtaatttagacattaaatatgtttaatattgaaaaattattagtcatTCGCCACAAGTTTAccttgttattaaaaatattataaaagtttgaatttgtttaattttccaccctatgttttctatttatatcaATCGTCCGCCAAAACATCAAATTGATCCACAAAGTACCCTAAGCGCCAATTCATAAACAACCAATCAATCAAATccttaaattcaatttcataaacaCCTAATCAAACCCAATTTACAGTGTCATAGCGACTACCACCATTGATCGCCACTGTCGTTGCTACTTCGTCCGGCCTCATGGATAGTTGCAATCACTACAACACTCTTCAATGGTCGGTCTTCATAGCCCAATGcaaatttttgtgaattatcGCAAATAGTTGAAGAATTCAGTGATTAAGGATTTGATACAgttttaatgttgatttttttaactctataaattaataaagagaGAAGATATGGAAAAAGATtgttagatatattttattttattttttcttgatgAAGGATTTGATGACAATTATATTTAGGGATCAAAATCATTGGTGGATTGTGTTTTGGAACAAAGAGTGCTGGCTtgcttgattttgatattttatttttgtttttcttttttaatttaattttattatttatggtgCAAAGTGGAAATGCCCTTGAATTCAAgagtaaaatggtcattttatttagattttgtaaaatattctaacagtattaatattttgtagaATGTTGACACAAATTACATACTTAATGtggaaaattgaataaattcaaatttttgcattattttttatagtaggataaatttaagatggatgattgataattttccttgaaTTCAAATGTAAAGTGGTCATCTATAtagatttcattaaaaattccAACAACAGTAACATTTGGTGGAtagtaaaaaatgaaacaaattttaatttttatagtattttttataatatgataGCTTAAagtatattattgataattttcctattgttaataaattcgGCTACCTTAATGACGACAAAGTCTATGAGCTAGTGTagttttttttacaaaagatATTTAACCAAAGGGAGCCCTAACTTAAGTGTTTGCCTTAGCGAAAACTCTCAATTTTCTTCTGCCATAAAGTCCTTTCAAGTCTTACTGTTGTGGACTAGTGTTGCCTTCTTCTTTACACCAGTGACCAGCATATTAAAAGATTCTTTTTTGCTGGTGGtcaataaagtttttttttacaggGAAATAATTGCACATAAGAGAGGCTCACACGCTGTTCGTGTGTGTGGGTGTAAGTTACATGAAATGTAACTTAGTGTTTGTCTTAACAAAAACTCTCAATTTTCTTCTGCCATAAAGTCCTTCCAAGTCTTTCTGCTGTCGACTAGTGTTGCCTTCTTCTTTACGCTGGTGACCGGCATATTATAAGATTCTTTTTTGCTAGTGGTcaataaagtttttttataGGGAAATAATTGCACGTAAGAGGGGCTCACACGTTGTTCATGTGTGTGGGTGTAAGTTATATGAAATATAacttaggtggcgtttgttttttaacttaatgacttaaagtgacttaacttaattaattaagttaattagaggtgtttgtttttataacttaatgaggctttttaaataattttgacttaataaaataagctaatttttttagctttttacttaatggagaaatctgaattaagtcaattacttgctaatgtcaaaaatatccctgttttataatttatttgttatgtctatcccaaaactcacccatagatatttaccccacataaaaatattcatgttttttttcttatattatatatgataaaatttgaaatttatggtattttatatattaaaattctaaaataattatgtattcacttgaatatagttttgcttataaatgttaaaatattgtggtatttaatatattatttatttgacattcaaatttaataaggatacaaatgtaaaagtacatatttttagctttttaagttgaaaaaaacaacaacttaatacttatttttcgagattcagacgaaaaaataaacatattattcagattcagacattcagaccTATTCAGAATTTagactaattcaggtctattcagatttcagataaaaaaacaaacgccaccttagtGTTTGCCTTAACAAAAACTCTCAATTTTCTTCTGCCATAAAGTCCTTCCAAGTCTTGCTGCTGTTGACTAGTGTTGCCTTCTTTATGCTGGTGATTAGCATATTATAAGATTCTTTTTTGGCGGTGGtcaataaagttttttttacgGGGAAATAATTGCACGTAGGACAGGAATTTAACAaagcaaaatttaatttcGACTATCCATATTttgaagataattaattaggagaaaaatgaaattaaccCTTTAAGATAACTCTATATTCGGACgagattaataattttattcgaTTACACCGCTGTCGATTTGAATTAAGAGCATGCTCTTTTATCTGAGGTCACCGACCCCCCTACATCTTCTTTGTTTGAATAATGAGTTCGGATTAATCAATAGATTGATGCCAATTGATGGCAATTAGCGACGACAAGCGGAGTACCGACTCCCCGCCGATATAAATTTGTTCTTTGATGCCAAAATTTGACATAAACAGCAAGACAACGCTCAATCTAAACGGCAAAAGCAGTAACTGCAAGTAAAACGATGCTGGCTTCACTCGAGATCGTTAACATCTATCCAATACTGAATCATGATTTACAGTTTTAAGGAAGAATTTGCAAAGGGATGATCTGATTTCTCTCGGTGGATGATAGAACCCAAGCTTAATTAAacaactatttttttctttttcctttttaagaatTAGTTTATTACAAATCTAAGCTAAGTTGTCTTGCAATGAAATGACTTGACAAGGTGAGCTAACTCGGAAAACCCAAGTGATCCGAAGTCCAAACCgtataattactaatttactACTGTGGAATTGTATAGTTGAAAGAGGCTCCTCTTCCGCTGATTCATCCTTTGAACATAAATTTTTCAGTatctaaaataagaaaagctCAGACAAGATGTAAGATATGACCTTTGTATCTTTTTGGGTTATAATTTCAGttgtatgtattttttttatttttttcaattgctaaaattttattctattaataattcaattttccctttttcaataatttcgTCCTTTTTCAGTGTATAAAATAGGTAAAACACTCATTGTAAGACTATTGATTGTAATCATACACTTAGCAGAATGAAAAACATGCGTCTACTAATAATTAGTTGCAGTTTACTTTGATTGCCCTCATCAGCTGACCATCCTATTCCCTGGAATTCCTcaattctcttcttttttcttctaccTTGCAATTTCTAGGTCATACAGTGccaatttgaaataatattcgTATATTACAAGTAGGGCTGGTAAAATGGGTAATCGAGTCatgttcgtgtcgtgtcaaatttaggtcaacccaaacccgacccatttaataatcgtgttaaaatattgagacccaaTTTCTAGGTCATGCAGTGccaatttgaaataatattcgTATATTACAAGTAGGGCTGGTAAAATGGGTAATCGAGTCatgttcgtgtcgtgtcagtttcgtgtcgtgtcaaatttaggtcaacccaaacccgacccatttaataatcatgttaaaatattgagacccaaaCTTGACGCGAAAAAATAATCAAGCTATCTAATAACCcacttaatatctatatattaaacaaaatttacataaaacaTTTACACATTgtcatacatatatacatacatacgtaCGTACGTACGTACATACATGCAttcatacataatttatcgatattataaaatatatatatatctaccaaaatattacatatttacactattaaagatttaattatatatataaataatattatatatcgatattataaaatatatgtctatcaatattttacacatttacactattgaaccTCTAAATGTATATAAAAGTTTATGAATAAAACACTATGTTTATATTCatccttttaaaaaataaaaataaaagagagaaacatatttaattttttatttttgatgataaaaacctgcaaattattttaaaatagaaaata
It contains:
- the LOC107177457 gene encoding receptor-like protein 47, with amino-acid sequence MTGKPTKHCFSSSGPELDLGISFEWTTNLICPEAHSLFQPNAVSMAAQRKFTHHLVGLNEFSHSKTYDIDPTLNLLEIALALSTHSKIRSTRGLGYGNSSRIAFNRAIVEPSFHKIRLKTDDLQGYFFAINIAFVSGQCQSDQQTLLLQLKSSLTFDPSSSVKLMQWRQSTDCCDWSGVDCDEAGHVIGLDLSTESISGGIENAAILFSLHYLRSLNLARTSFNGTQISSKLANISSLTYLNLSDAGFAGQIPVQISRMARLVALDFSFNQFSGSISSIRWEHLLNLVCAVLSDNSLDGSIPRSMFEFPMLQQLQLANNQFGGSIPRFSNASSSALDTQIKRVYSCLGLRTQKLTPLLLSSNNLNGTVQLDKILSLGNLAKLDLSYNSLAVDESSRNYSFSPMLELLNLASCKLREIPNLKNQSQLQYLYLSENQISREIPNWIWRVSVVGLHCLNLSHNFLVGFQAPYSIPALRFIDLISNQLRGNIHQLPNNPIYIDFSNNNFTSSIPADTGNFMPRLRYFCAANNGLTGIIPASLCNATTLSLLDLSNNSFMKKSDTLFVLNLQSNNLNESMAHFLTRFLEIVCYKLWISMEIDHKERSQNPLPNAKCWRF